A genomic segment from uncultured Marinifilum sp. encodes:
- a CDS encoding VTT domain-containing protein: protein MAEWIEYGYWGLFMACFLAATILPFSSEAIVSLCLYSGFDISITVGIATLGNWLGGLSSYYLGYLGKWEWIEKLLRVKKEKAEKSRIYLQNKGNAIAFFAFLPFIGDIIPLGLGLLKTNPYWMALFMAAGKLCRYLVWTWLSMQALA, encoded by the coding sequence ATGGCAGAATGGATAGAATATGGATACTGGGGTTTATTTATGGCCTGTTTTTTAGCTGCCACTATTTTACCTTTTAGCTCGGAAGCCATAGTAAGCCTTTGTTTGTATTCGGGTTTTGATATTAGTATAACCGTTGGAATTGCAACTTTAGGAAACTGGTTGGGCGGACTTAGCAGTTATTATTTAGGATATCTGGGCAAGTGGGAATGGATAGAAAAATTGCTTCGCGTAAAAAAAGAAAAAGCCGAAAAGTCGAGAATCTATCTGCAAAACAAAGGAAATGCAATTGCTTTTTTTGCTTTTCTGCCCTTTATTGGCGATATAATTCCTTTGGGTTTGGGCTTATTAAAAACAAATCCTTATTGGATGGCTTTGTTTATGGCAGCTGGAAAATTATGCCGGTACCTTGTTTGGACATGGCTTAGCATGCAAGCATTGGCATAA
- the rbfA gene encoding 30S ribosome-binding factor RbfA: MESTRQSKVSRLLQKDLGEIFQVESRNLFGGMMISVTTVRISPDLGLAKVYLSIFPSDKSEETLQVIKMSSKNIRRILGRRVGKQLRIVPELAFFIDDSLDYIENLDNLLS; this comes from the coding sequence ATGGAAAGTACAAGACAAAGCAAGGTTTCAAGATTATTACAAAAGGATTTAGGAGAGATTTTTCAGGTTGAATCACGTAATCTTTTCGGAGGAATGATGATATCGGTTACAACCGTTCGAATAAGTCCCGATTTGGGCTTGGCTAAAGTATATCTAAGCATTTTCCCATCCGATAAATCGGAAGAAACACTTCAGGTAATTAAAATGAGTTCGAAAAATATAAGAAGAATTTTAGGTCGCAGAGTTGGTAAACAACTTCGTATTGTTCCCGAATTGGCTTTCTTTATTGATGATTCTTTGGACTACATTGAAAATTTAGATAACCTATTGTCATAA